Proteins co-encoded in one Ruegeria pomeroyi DSS-3 genomic window:
- a CDS encoding ABC transporter ATP-binding protein: MSEDAIRIEGLTKTYRGSHGQPEKQALKGIDLNVPRGSVFGLLGPNGAGKSTLINILAGLVTKTAGKVTIWGFDQDQNPRQSRAAIGVMPQELNLDPFFTPRAALEVQAGLYGVPRSQRWSDEILAMIGLTDKAEAYARTLSGGMRRRLLLGKALVHRPQVLVLDEPTAGVDIELRQMLWSNVRKLNAKGMTIILTTHYLEEAQEMCDQIAIINQGSVVARDSTANLLGRLDARAMVIQPDGPVSTLPQGPGIEAEARADGTLALRYHNRQTSAEDVLAAVRAAGIHIRDVRTEQADLEDVFLALTSSR; the protein is encoded by the coding sequence ATGAGCGAAGATGCAATCCGGATCGAAGGCCTGACCAAGACCTATCGCGGCAGTCACGGACAGCCCGAGAAGCAGGCGCTGAAGGGCATCGACCTGAACGTGCCGCGCGGCTCGGTCTTTGGCCTGCTGGGGCCGAACGGCGCGGGCAAATCGACACTGATCAATATCCTTGCCGGGCTGGTCACCAAAACCGCTGGCAAGGTCACGATCTGGGGATTCGATCAGGACCAGAACCCGCGCCAGTCCCGCGCCGCCATCGGGGTGATGCCACAAGAGCTGAACCTTGATCCGTTCTTTACCCCCCGCGCCGCGCTCGAAGTGCAGGCGGGTCTCTATGGGGTACCCAGATCACAGCGCTGGAGCGACGAGATCCTTGCCATGATCGGCCTGACCGACAAGGCCGAGGCCTATGCCCGCACCCTGTCGGGCGGCATGCGGCGGCGGCTGTTGCTGGGCAAGGCCCTGGTGCACCGGCCCCAGGTTCTTGTGCTGGACGAACCCACTGCCGGGGTCGATATCGAGCTGCGCCAGATGCTGTGGAGCAATGTGCGCAAGCTGAATGCCAAGGGAATGACCATCATCCTGACCACCCATTACCTGGAAGAGGCGCAGGAGATGTGCGACCAGATCGCCATCATCAACCAGGGCAGTGTGGTGGCGCGCGACAGCACCGCCAACCTGCTTGGGCGGCTTGATGCGCGGGCGATGGTGATCCAGCCCGACGGCCCGGTCTCGACCCTGCCGCAGGGGCCGGGGATCGAGGCCGAAGCGCGCGCAGACGGCACGCTCGCCCTGCGCTATCACAACCGCCAGACCAGTGCCGAAGACGTGCTGGCCGCCGTCCGCGCCGCCGGTATCCACATCCGCGACGTGCGCACCGAACAGGCGGATCTGGAGGATGTGTTCCTAGCGCTCACTTCGTCGCGGTAA
- a CDS encoding sterol desaturase family protein, whose amino-acid sequence MDPDLIRFVAEESLRIVQRYLFFAAGAFALFYLLLRRLMWPRKIQKRWPRLTDYGRDLAFSLISVGIFAVISSLIFFVFRDQTSIYGGSMGSRGWGYLVFTFVWMLALHDTYFYWIHRLMHTRVLYRHVHLVHHHSTNPSPWTAYAFHPVEAVLEVGILPLIAFTLPVHWAAVMYFFIFQIAYNVYGHLGFELYPRGFHKHWLGRWINTSVAHNQHHGRFTGNYGLYFLFWDRVMGTLRADYDAAYEGATGAAAPVTATK is encoded by the coding sequence TTGGACCCGGATCTGATCCGTTTCGTGGCCGAGGAATCGCTGCGTATCGTGCAGCGCTACCTGTTCTTTGCGGCCGGGGCCTTTGCTCTTTTCTATCTGCTGCTGCGCCGTTTGATGTGGCCGCGCAAGATACAGAAACGCTGGCCCCGGCTGACCGATTACGGCCGGGATCTGGCGTTTTCGCTGATCTCGGTCGGTATCTTTGCGGTGATCTCGTCACTGATCTTTTTCGTGTTCCGTGACCAGACCAGTATCTATGGCGGCTCGATGGGCAGCCGGGGATGGGGGTATCTGGTCTTTACCTTTGTCTGGATGCTGGCACTGCATGACACCTATTTCTATTGGATACATCGGCTGATGCATACGCGGGTGCTGTATCGTCACGTGCATCTGGTGCATCACCACTCGACCAACCCCTCGCCCTGGACCGCCTATGCCTTTCACCCGGTAGAGGCGGTGCTTGAGGTGGGCATCCTGCCCCTGATCGCCTTTACCCTGCCGGTGCATTGGGCGGCGGTGATGTATTTCTTCATCTTCCAGATCGCCTACAACGTCTATGGCCATCTCGGGTTCGAGCTGTACCCGCGCGGGTTCCACAAGCACTGGCTGGGCCGCTGGATCAACACCTCGGTCGCGCACAACCAGCATCACGGGCGGTTTACTGGCAATTACGGGCTGTATTTCCTGTTCTGGGACAGGGTGATGGGCACGCTGCGCGCTGATTATGACGCTGCCTATGAGGGGGCGACGGGCGCCGCCGCGCCCGTTACCGCGACGAAGTGA
- a CDS encoding DUF1203 domain-containing protein, which yields MIRITPLDTETVRAWQTGAPDAYGNPPERALSDGGGNPCRHCLRYIPQGAPMLILAHRPFDGLHPYAETGPIFVCAEPCARHAGDEPLPEMLTNSPDYLIKGYGANDRIVYGTGRVVPAADLSAGAEAILSRPDVAYVHVRSARNNCYQARIDRA from the coding sequence ATGATCCGTATCACCCCCCTTGACACCGAAACCGTTCGTGCCTGGCAGACGGGCGCGCCCGATGCCTATGGCAACCCACCCGAACGCGCCCTGTCGGATGGCGGCGGCAACCCGTGCCGCCATTGCCTGCGCTATATTCCGCAGGGGGCGCCGATGCTGATCCTGGCGCATCGCCCCTTTGACGGGCTGCACCCCTATGCCGAAACCGGGCCGATCTTTGTCTGTGCCGAGCCATGCGCACGTCATGCCGGGGACGAGCCGTTGCCCGAAATGCTGACAAATTCGCCTGACTATCTGATCAAGGGTTACGGTGCGAACGACCGCATCGTCTATGGCACCGGGCGCGTCGTGCCCGCGGCCGATCTGTCCGCCGGGGCCGAGGCGATCCTGTCGCGGCCCGACGTTGCCTATGTGCATGTCCGCTCGGCCCGCAACAACTGCTATCAGGCGCGGATCGACCGCGCCTGA
- a CDS encoding I78 family peptidase inhibitor, which produces MYRFTPIFLLLAACADPVEDPNAVDPAPVDLSFCKGDDLGEIVGRPAAEVSHLLPEGARVIGPDSLVIQDYRPDRLNVSTDRAGVVTRLSCG; this is translated from the coding sequence ATGTATCGATTTACCCCGATCTTTCTGTTGCTCGCCGCCTGTGCCGACCCTGTCGAAGACCCGAACGCGGTCGATCCGGCACCGGTCGACCTGAGCTTCTGCAAGGGGGATGACCTGGGAGAGATCGTAGGGCGCCCCGCTGCCGAAGTCAGCCACCTTCTGCCCGAGGGTGCACGCGTGATTGGCCCCGACAGTCTTGTCATACAGGATTACAGGCCCGATCGCCTGAATGTCTCGACGGACCGGGCGGGAGTGGTGACCCGGCTGTCCTGCGGCTGA
- a CDS encoding S-(hydroxymethyl)glutathione dehydrogenase/class III alcohol dehydrogenase produces MRTRAAVAVEAGKPLEVMEVNLEGPKAGEVLVEIKATGICHTDEFTLSGADPEGLFPAILGHEGAGIVLEVGEGVTSLKPGDHVIPLYTPECRQCEYCLSGKTNLCQAIRTTQGKGLMPDGTTRFSMLDGTPILHYMGCSTFSNHTVLPEIALAKVRPDAPFDKICYIGCGVTTGIGAVINTAKAEIGCRAVVFGLGGIGLNVIQGLRLAGADQIVGVDLNPDKVAMATRFGMTDFVNPAEVEGDMVAHLVELTRGGADYSFDATGNVGVMRTALECAHKGWGESIIIGVAPAGAEISTRPFQLVTGRVWKGTAFGGAKGRTDVPRIVDWYMDGKIEIDPMITHTLSLDEINKGFDLMHAGESIRSVVVY; encoded by the coding sequence ATGCGGACGCGTGCGGCGGTAGCGGTTGAGGCGGGGAAGCCTCTGGAAGTGATGGAGGTGAACCTCGAAGGGCCCAAGGCCGGCGAGGTTCTGGTCGAGATCAAGGCCACCGGCATCTGTCACACCGACGAATTCACCCTCTCGGGCGCCGATCCCGAGGGGCTGTTCCCGGCCATCCTGGGCCACGAGGGCGCGGGCATCGTGCTGGAAGTGGGCGAAGGCGTCACCTCGCTCAAGCCCGGCGATCACGTGATCCCGCTCTACACCCCCGAATGCCGCCAGTGCGAATACTGCCTGAGCGGCAAGACCAACCTGTGCCAGGCCATTCGCACCACCCAAGGCAAGGGCCTGATGCCCGACGGCACCACCCGGTTTTCCATGCTCGATGGCACGCCGATCCTGCATTACATGGGCTGCTCGACCTTTTCCAACCACACCGTCCTGCCCGAGATCGCGCTGGCCAAGGTGCGGCCCGACGCACCCTTCGACAAGATCTGCTATATCGGCTGCGGCGTCACCACCGGCATCGGCGCGGTGATCAACACCGCCAAGGCCGAGATCGGCTGCCGCGCGGTGGTGTTCGGCCTGGGCGGCATCGGTCTGAACGTGATCCAGGGGCTGCGCCTGGCGGGCGCCGACCAGATCGTGGGCGTCGACCTGAACCCCGACAAGGTGGCGATGGCGACGCGCTTTGGCATGACCGATTTCGTCAACCCGGCCGAGGTCGAGGGCGATATGGTGGCCCATCTGGTCGAGCTGACCAGGGGCGGCGCCGATTACTCGTTCGACGCGACCGGCAATGTGGGCGTGATGCGCACCGCGCTGGAATGCGCGCACAAGGGCTGGGGCGAGAGCATCATCATCGGCGTGGCGCCGGCGGGGGCCGAGATCTCGACCCGGCCGTTCCAGCTGGTCACCGGCCGGGTGTGGAAGGGCACCGCATTCGGCGGCGCCAAGGGCCGGACGGATGTGCCCAGGATCGTGGACTGGTACATGGACGGCAAGATCGAGATCGACCCGATGATCACCCACACGCTGAGCCTGGACGAGATCAACAAGGGCTTCGACCTGATGCACGCAGGCGAAAGCATCCGCTCCGTCGTCGTGTACTAA
- a CDS encoding heme biosynthesis protein HemY gives MLWSLLKILVFVAIIALLALGAGFLMEASGGVQITVAGTEYTLGPLQSVIGFGLLVVAVWLFFKLLTLLIATLKFLNGDETALSRYFDRGRERRGYQALTEGLMALASGEGRLAMAKAARAEKLLQKPELTNLLVAQAAEMTGDTKKAAETYRKLVTDQSTRFVGVRGIMKQKLAEGDDETARKLAEKALALKPRHEETQDVLLTLQTRAQDWAGARATLTSKLKTGTLPRDVYKRRDAVLALSEARDLLSETASLDQQERAIEANRLSPDLIPAAAMAARAHIAKGKPKNAAKILTKAWQVQPHPDLAHAFAEIAPDETPAARIKRFAALAKAHPQHAETRLMMAELNIVAEDFPEARRALGDLLDHAPDARAYTLMAAIERGEGASDAVVQGWLARALTAPRGPQWVCDNCQHIHAAWAPVCGNCNSFDTLSWRAPQDTDAGAMTTANMLPLIVGAIEQKAPDVEEVDFETDADSDDSVEGTAKEVDGANEPVSR, from the coding sequence ATGCTGTGGTCATTGCTCAAGATCCTGGTTTTCGTCGCGATCATCGCATTGCTGGCCCTGGGCGCCGGTTTCCTGATGGAAGCAAGCGGCGGTGTCCAGATCACCGTCGCGGGCACCGAATACACGCTGGGGCCGCTGCAATCGGTGATCGGGTTCGGGCTGCTGGTGGTGGCGGTCTGGCTGTTCTTCAAACTGCTGACGCTGCTGATTGCTACGCTCAAGTTTCTCAACGGCGATGAAACCGCCCTGTCGCGCTATTTCGACCGGGGGCGCGAGCGGCGCGGATATCAGGCGCTGACCGAGGGGCTGATGGCGCTCGCCTCGGGCGAGGGGCGTCTCGCCATGGCCAAGGCCGCGCGCGCCGAGAAGCTGTTGCAGAAACCCGAGCTGACCAATCTGCTGGTGGCGCAGGCCGCCGAGATGACCGGCGACACCAAGAAGGCGGCGGAAACCTATCGCAAGCTGGTCACCGACCAGAGCACCCGTTTTGTCGGGGTGCGCGGGATCATGAAGCAGAAACTGGCCGAGGGCGATGACGAGACCGCCCGCAAGCTGGCCGAAAAGGCGCTGGCGCTGAAACCCCGCCATGAAGAAACGCAGGACGTGCTGCTGACGCTGCAGACGCGGGCGCAGGACTGGGCCGGTGCGCGGGCAACGCTGACCTCGAAGCTCAAGACCGGCACCCTGCCGCGCGACGTGTACAAGCGCCGCGATGCGGTTCTGGCGCTGTCGGAGGCGCGCGATCTTCTGTCCGAGACCGCAAGCCTTGACCAGCAGGAACGCGCCATCGAGGCCAACCGCCTGTCTCCCGATCTGATCCCGGCGGCGGCCATGGCGGCGCGCGCGCATATCGCCAAGGGCAAACCAAAGAATGCGGCCAAGATACTGACCAAGGCCTGGCAAGTGCAGCCGCATCCAGATCTGGCCCATGCCTTTGCCGAGATTGCACCTGACGAGACACCCGCCGCGCGGATCAAACGGTTCGCGGCTTTGGCCAAGGCGCATCCGCAGCATGCTGAAACCCGCCTGATGATGGCGGAACTGAACATCGTCGCCGAGGATTTCCCCGAGGCGCGCCGGGCGCTGGGCGACCTGCTGGATCATGCGCCCGATGCGCGCGCCTATACGCTGATGGCCGCGATCGAACGGGGCGAGGGCGCCTCGGACGCGGTGGTGCAGGGCTGGCTGGCGCGCGCGCTGACCGCGCCGCGCGGGCCGCAATGGGTCTGCGACAATTGCCAGCATATCCATGCCGCCTGGGCACCGGTTTGCGGGAACTGCAACAGCTTTGACACGCTCAGCTGGCGGGCACCGCAGGACACCGACGCGGGGGCCATGACCACGGCGAACATGCTGCCGCTGATCGTCGGGGCCATCGAACAGAAGGCGCCCGATGTCGAAGAAGTCGACTTCGAGACGGATGCCGACAGCGACGATTCAGTGGAAGGCACGGCCAAAGAGGTGGACGGGGCCAACGAACCTGTCAGCAGGTAA
- a CDS encoding uroporphyrinogen-III synthase, giving the protein MTRPRGASERFVAGLRPEIREALSVVYSPLLRIEPTVETLDFGPAAGLIFTSSNGVGIAARLSADRRLPCFCVGRATTRMAAQAGWSATMAGESAEALIAGLLAQRPDTPLLHLRGEHGRGEVAANLTRMGLRTEERVIYAQRLLPFSDEALAVLAGDDRVIAPLFSPRTARQFAGLVRGQAPLSVVAMSVAVAKPLENTPLSQVLTATAPDADAMRAAIENLVTGAIRVEGRPGAH; this is encoded by the coding sequence ATGACCCGCCCGCGTGGCGCCTCGGAACGGTTTGTCGCCGGTCTGCGCCCCGAGATCCGGGAGGCGCTGAGCGTGGTCTATTCCCCCCTGCTGCGGATCGAACCAACTGTCGAGACGCTGGATTTCGGACCGGCGGCAGGGCTGATCTTTACCTCGTCCAATGGGGTCGGCATCGCCGCGCGGCTGAGTGCCGACCGCAGGCTGCCCTGTTTCTGTGTCGGGCGCGCAACCACCCGGATGGCGGCGCAGGCGGGCTGGTCCGCCACCATGGCGGGTGAGAGCGCCGAGGCGCTGATCGCGGGGCTGCTGGCGCAGCGCCCGGATACGCCGCTCTTGCATCTGCGCGGCGAACATGGACGGGGCGAGGTGGCGGCAAACCTGACGCGGATGGGGTTGAGGACCGAGGAGCGGGTGATCTATGCGCAGCGCCTGCTGCCGTTCTCCGACGAGGCGCTTGCGGTGCTGGCCGGGGACGACCGGGTGATCGCGCCGCTCTTTTCCCCCCGGACCGCGCGACAATTTGCCGGTCTGGTGCGGGGGCAGGCCCCGCTGAGCGTGGTGGCGATGAGTGTCGCGGTAGCAAAACCCCTTGAAAACACGCCGCTTTCCCAAGTTTTGACGGCGACGGCGCCGGATGCCGACGCAATGCGGGCGGCGATTGAAAATCTTGTGACAGGTGCCATTCGGGTTGAGGGGCGTCCGGGCGCGCATTAG
- the tsaD gene encoding tRNA (adenosine(37)-N6)-threonylcarbamoyltransferase complex transferase subunit TsaD — translation MAQTLTILGLESSCDDTAAAVVRQTEGQAAEILSSVVHGQADLHSAYGGVVPEIAARAHAEKLDICVRQALTEAGVSLTDLDAVAVTAGPGLIGGVMSGVMCAKGIAAATGLPLIGVNHLAGHALTPRLTDQIAYPYLMLLVSGGHCQYLIAHGPEQFSRLGGTIDDAPGEAFDKTARLLGLPQPGGPSVEGEARQGDPKRFRFPRPLLDRPDCDLSFSGLKTALMRMRDQLVGEKGGLTRQDRADLCAGFQAAVVDTLAEKTRRALTLYLDEAPAEPVVAVAGGVAANAAIRAALETVCAEAGARFTAPPLRLCTDNAAMIAYAGLERFRSGARDGLDLTARPRWPLDQSSPAMLGSGKKGAKA, via the coding sequence ATGGCGCAAACCCTGACGATACTCGGGCTGGAAAGCAGTTGCGACGATACCGCCGCCGCAGTGGTGCGCCAGACCGAGGGGCAGGCGGCCGAGATCCTGTCCTCGGTCGTGCATGGCCAGGCCGATCTGCACAGCGCCTATGGCGGTGTGGTGCCCGAGATCGCCGCCCGCGCCCATGCCGAAAAGCTGGATATCTGCGTGCGCCAGGCGCTGACCGAGGCGGGTGTTTCCCTGACCGATCTGGATGCGGTGGCGGTGACTGCCGGGCCGGGCCTGATCGGCGGGGTGATGTCGGGAGTGATGTGCGCCAAGGGAATCGCCGCCGCGACCGGCCTGCCGCTGATCGGGGTGAACCATCTGGCGGGTCACGCGCTGACCCCGCGCCTGACCGACCAGATCGCCTATCCCTATCTGATGCTGCTGGTCTCGGGCGGGCATTGCCAATACCTGATCGCGCACGGGCCCGAACAATTTTCACGGCTTGGCGGGACCATCGACGATGCCCCGGGCGAGGCCTTTGACAAGACCGCGCGCCTGCTGGGCCTGCCCCAGCCGGGCGGCCCCTCGGTCGAGGGCGAGGCGCGGCAAGGTGACCCCAAGCGGTTCCGCTTTCCCCGGCCCTTGCTGGACCGGCCCGATTGCGACCTGTCCTTTTCAGGGCTGAAGACAGCGCTGATGCGGATGCGCGACCAGCTGGTTGGCGAAAAGGGCGGGCTGACCCGGCAGGATCGCGCCGATCTGTGCGCCGGGTTTCAGGCCGCCGTGGTAGATACGCTTGCGGAAAAGACCCGGCGTGCGCTGACGCTTTATCTGGATGAGGCGCCGGCGGAGCCGGTTGTCGCGGTCGCCGGTGGGGTGGCGGCAAACGCCGCCATCCGCGCGGCGCTGGAGACGGTCTGCGCCGAGGCGGGTGCCCGGTTCACCGCGCCGCCGCTGCGCCTGTGCACCGACAACGCGGCGATGATCGCCTATGCCGGGCTCGAACGCTTCCGCAGTGGCGCCCGCGACGGGCTGGACCTGACCGCCCGGCCCCGCTGGCCACTTGATCAAAGCAGCCCGGCGATGCTGGGCAGTGGCAAGAAGGGCGCCAAGGCATGA
- a CDS encoding NAD(P)H-dependent glycerol-3-phosphate dehydrogenase, whose translation MSIAVLGSGAFGTALAISLAGKGPVTLWSRAPEQARQMQETRENHQRLPGLPLPAALNVTADLDQATRCDTLLLAVPMQKLRGMLSEHAAALHGRVLVACCKGIELNSGLGPMAVMAETLPGTRTALLTGPSFAQDIARGLPTALTLACADPDLGRDLQAQLTTTNLRLYRTTDTIGAELGGALKNVIAIGCGACIGAGMGDSARAALLTRGFAEMQRLAALKGARPETLMGLSGLGDLMLTCSSDLSRNYRFGLALGRQEPFDRATTVEGVATAHAVAQLARDLGIDMPISTTVAQLSNGDYSVAEAMRSLLNRPLKEE comes from the coding sequence ATGAGTATCGCGGTTCTGGGATCGGGTGCATTCGGAACCGCATTGGCGATCTCGCTGGCGGGCAAGGGGCCGGTCACGCTGTGGTCGCGTGCGCCTGAACAGGCACGGCAGATGCAGGAGACCCGCGAGAACCACCAGCGCCTGCCCGGCCTGCCGTTGCCTGCAGCGCTGAATGTGACCGCCGATCTGGATCAGGCCACGCGGTGCGACACGCTGCTTTTGGCGGTGCCGATGCAGAAGTTGCGCGGCATGCTATCCGAGCACGCCGCCGCGCTGCATGGGCGGGTTCTGGTTGCCTGCTGCAAGGGGATCGAACTGAATAGCGGCCTTGGCCCGATGGCCGTGATGGCAGAAACCCTACCCGGCACTCGCACCGCGCTGCTAACAGGACCCAGCTTTGCCCAGGATATCGCGCGCGGCCTGCCGACGGCGCTGACGCTGGCCTGCGCCGATCCGGATCTGGGCCGCGACCTGCAGGCGCAGCTGACCACCACCAACCTGCGGCTCTATCGCACCACCGACACGATCGGGGCCGAACTGGGCGGAGCGCTGAAGAACGTGATCGCGATCGGGTGCGGCGCCTGTATCGGCGCCGGGATGGGCGACAGCGCCCGCGCCGCGCTGCTGACCCGTGGCTTTGCCGAGATGCAGCGGCTGGCGGCGCTGAAAGGCGCCCGGCCCGAGACCCTGATGGGCCTGTCCGGCCTTGGCGATCTGATGCTCACCTGCTCATCCGACCTGTCGCGCAATTATCGGTTCGGCCTGGCATTGGGACGACAGGAACCGTTCGACCGCGCCACCACGGTCGAAGGTGTGGCCACCGCCCATGCGGTGGCGCAGCTGGCCCGGGACCTGGGAATCGACATGCCGATCAGCACAACGGTAGCGCAGCTTTCAAACGGTGATTACAGTGTCGCCGAAGCGATGCGTTCGCTGCTCAACAGACCGCTCAAGGAGGAATGA
- a CDS encoding YciI family protein produces the protein MLVALIARDKDGALQTRLDNRAAHLAYIEETGVVSQAGPLLDGDAMIGSLVILDVSDLAAAEDWAANDPYAKAGLFQSVQLIPWKKVIG, from the coding sequence ATGCTGGTTGCCCTGATCGCCCGCGACAAGGACGGCGCCCTGCAAACCCGGCTCGACAACCGCGCCGCGCATCTGGCCTATATCGAGGAAACCGGCGTTGTCTCGCAGGCCGGCCCCTTGCTGGACGGCGACGCGATGATCGGCTCTCTGGTCATCCTCGATGTAAGCGACCTGGCCGCCGCCGAGGACTGGGCCGCCAACGACCCCTATGCCAAGGCCGGGCTGTTCCAGTCGGTGCAGCTGATCCCGTGGAAAAAGGTGATCGGCTGA
- a CDS encoding EVE domain-containing protein, which produces MAYWLFKSEPETWGWDDQVAKGDAGEEWDGVRNYQARNFMRAMALGDRGFFYHSQSDKAVVGIVEVCAEVHPDSKSDDPRWECVDIRAVRPFQQPVTLEQIKADPRLSEMVLVRNSRLSVQPVTEAEWRAICAMGQTDPD; this is translated from the coding sequence ATGGCCTATTGGCTGTTCAAATCGGAACCCGAGACCTGGGGCTGGGACGATCAGGTCGCCAAGGGGGATGCGGGCGAGGAATGGGATGGCGTGCGCAACTATCAGGCACGCAATTTCATGCGGGCGATGGCGCTGGGTGACCGGGGCTTCTTCTACCATTCGCAAAGCGACAAGGCCGTGGTGGGAATCGTCGAGGTCTGCGCCGAGGTTCATCCCGACAGCAAGTCGGATGACCCGCGCTGGGAATGCGTCGACATCAGGGCGGTGCGCCCCTTTCAACAGCCGGTGACACTGGAGCAGATCAAGGCCGATCCGCGCCTGTCCGAGATGGTTCTGGTGCGCAATTCGCGCCTGTCGGTGCAGCCGGTGACCGAGGCGGAATGGCGCGCAATCTGCGCAATGGGGCAGACAGATCCCGACTGA
- a CDS encoding DUF1761 domain-containing protein: protein MELLNVLAAAFGAFALGSVWYMVLAEPWMQDAKVPRGPDGRPEGGMTPGIFAASFVLQLIVAGMMRHVFALSGIDSPGAGIVAGIGVGLFFIAPWITLNNLYGMRPLRLSLIDGGYATLACAVMGLILTLF, encoded by the coding sequence ATGGAACTGTTGAATGTTCTGGCGGCCGCTTTTGGCGCCTTTGCGCTGGGCTCGGTCTGGTACATGGTTCTGGCGGAACCCTGGATGCAGGATGCCAAGGTGCCGCGCGGCCCTGACGGCAGGCCCGAAGGCGGCATGACGCCGGGCATCTTTGCCGCCAGCTTTGTGCTGCAACTGATTGTGGCGGGAATGATGCGCCATGTCTTTGCCCTTTCGGGGATCGACAGCCCGGGCGCGGGGATTGTGGCCGGAATTGGCGTCGGGCTTTTCTTCATCGCGCCCTGGATCACGCTCAACAATCTCTACGGTATGCGCCCACTGCGGCTGAGCCTGATCGACGGAGGCTATGCCACGCTGGCCTGTGCGGTGATGGGCCTGATCCTGACGCTGTTCTAG
- a CDS encoding DUF2853 family protein, protein MGKRDDLIAQYADDLKNKCGMTPDMDLLTKVTIGCGPAIYDADASTVASSQPSELETVKNNFLIKKLGLADGPELDAAIAKVVDTYGKSERNKYRAVVYYMLTKHFGKESVYG, encoded by the coding sequence ATGGGAAAACGCGACGACCTGATCGCCCAATATGCTGACGATCTGAAGAACAAGTGCGGGATGACACCCGACATGGACCTGCTGACCAAGGTGACCATTGGTTGCGGTCCGGCGATCTATGATGCCGATGCCTCGACCGTCGCGTCGAGCCAGCCGAGCGAGCTGGAAACCGTCAAGAACAATTTCCTGATCAAGAAGCTGGGCCTGGCCGACGGGCCCGAGTTGGATGCCGCCATTGCCAAGGTGGTCGACACCTATGGCAAATCCGAGCGCAACAAGTACCGCGCCGTGGTCTACTACATGCTGACCAAGCATTTCGGCAAGGAATCCGTCTACGGTTAA
- a CDS encoding DUF922 domain-containing protein, with protein MPIPLIVSVFVECDMFDESLPISRAMKCLFVSVLCLSVGATAADAKPKIKVVNKTYSVNATTAQDLIQQMDARGPKGFWAYTDWYVKWTGGCDLSVSITYTMPKHKNEAKLDPELRKSWQSFVTALRKHEELHGAHGIQAAQEIEKSKCADGDSVIRKWSEQDKVLDQRTDHGKKDGVVLK; from the coding sequence GTGCCGATCCCTCTGATCGTCAGCGTTTTTGTGGAGTGTGACATGTTTGATGAGTCTCTGCCGATTTCCCGGGCGATGAAATGCCTGTTCGTGTCGGTCCTGTGCCTTTCGGTCGGTGCTACAGCGGCCGATGCGAAACCCAAGATCAAGGTTGTGAACAAGACCTATTCGGTGAACGCCACCACCGCACAGGATCTGATCCAGCAGATGGATGCGCGCGGCCCCAAAGGATTCTGGGCCTATACGGATTGGTATGTGAAATGGACGGGTGGTTGCGACTTGTCGGTCAGCATTACCTACACGATGCCAAAGCATAAGAACGAGGCCAAGCTGGATCCGGAACTACGCAAAAGCTGGCAATCCTTTGTCACGGCATTGCGGAAACACGAGGAGTTGCACGGCGCGCATGGCATTCAGGCCGCTCAGGAAATCGAAAAGAGCAAATGCGCAGACGGCGACTCCGTGATCCGGAAGTGGTCCGAACAGGACAAGGTTCTTGACCAGCGTACCGACCACGGCAAGAAGGATGGCGTGGTGCTGAAGTGA